The Xyrauchen texanus isolate HMW12.3.18 chromosome 28, RBS_HiC_50CHRs, whole genome shotgun sequence genome has a segment encoding these proteins:
- the LOC127621968 gene encoding tribbles homolog 2-like, with the protein MNIQRSSPINISRYGRSRHKAHDFEELSCLRTTESSQSFSPNLGSPSPPETPDSSHCISCIGNYLLLEPIEGDHVFRATHLHSGEELVCKVFDISRYQESLAAYFVLGTHEHINQIVEILLGDKRAYVFFESSHGDMHTFVRTCKKLREEEAARLFHQIASAVAHCHDNGLVLRDLKLRKFVFKNEDRNLVMLESLEDTYLLEGADDSLSDKHGCPAYVSPEILNANGSYSGKAADVWSLGVMLYTILVGRYPFHDVEPSSLFSKIRRGQFSIPEMLTPKARCLIRSILRREPAERLTSREILDHPWFLASTGTSATAAHGRGEHELDQMVPEAKMEEELEQFFS; encoded by the exons ATGAACATACAGAGATCCAGTCCCATTAACATTTCGCGTTATGGGCGATCGCGGCATAAAGCACACGACTTTGAGGAACTGTCTTGCCTAAGGACTACAGAATCGAGCCAGAGTTTTAGTCCCAATTTAGGATCTCCCAGCCCCCCGGAGACCCCCGACTCTTCTCACTGCATCTCTTGCATTGGAAATTACCTTTTGTTGGAGCCCATCGAGGGAGACCACGTTTTTAGAGCCACCCACCTGCACAGTGGGGAAGAGCTCGTGTGCAAG GTGTTTGATATCAGTCGATACCAGGAGTCCTTGGCTGCTTACTTTGTGCTGGGCACCCATGAGCACATTAACCAGATTGTGGAGATTCTTCTGGGCGATAAGCGAGCATACGTGTTTTTCGAGAGCAGCCATGGCGACATGCACACTTTCGTTCGCACTTGCAAGAAGCTGCGAGAGGAAGAAGCTGCCAGACTCTTCCATCAGATAGCATCCGCTGTGGCACACTGCCACGACAATGGCCTGGTGCTCAGAGACCTGAAGCTGAGGAAGTTCGTCTTCAAGAATGAGGACAG GAATCTTGTAATGTTGGAAAGTTTAGAGGACACATACCTTTTGGAAGGGGCGGATGATTCCCTCTCAGACAAACATGGTTGTCCAGCCTATGTAAGCCCGGAAATCCTCAACGCAAATGGCAGCTACTCGGGGAAGGCGGCAGATGTGTGGAGCTTGGGTGTGATGCTCTACACCATCCTGGTGGGCCGCTATCCTTTCCATGATGTAGAGCCCAGCTCGCTGTTCAGCAAGATCCGCCGCGGCCAGTTCAGCATCCCCGAGATGCTGACACCCAAGGCGCGATGCCTCATCCGTAGCATCCTGCGGCGAGAACCTGCAGAACGCCTCACCTCTCGAGAGATCCTGGACCACCCCTGGTTCTTAGCTTCCACCGGTACGTCGGCCACTGCTGCCCACGGGAGAGGAGAACACGAGTTGGACCAAATGGTACCAGAGGCCAAAATGGAAGAAGAACTAGAACAGTTCTTTAGCTGA